Proteins encoded in a region of the Cheilinus undulatus linkage group 8, ASM1832078v1, whole genome shotgun sequence genome:
- the cnr2 gene encoding cannabinoid receptor 2: protein MDEWEVPVSSGSTGVKGNTSTQTVNTSCENLECYMVLIQAEKTAIGSICFLAGPITLLENVLVLVVIAATASLRQRPSFLFIGSLALADVFASCFFTTSFLDFHLFRHSDGPTAYLFKLGGVTMAFSSSVGSLLLTALDRYLCIHQASSYKVLVTRRRAVLSLLILWSATIFISFLPLMGWRCPTGLNPPCSRLFPYINQGYLACWTTFILVLFALILGAYALILWTAHRHESSMTNIQGAAGSGHARMRMDIRLARTFGLILLILVGCWLPALSFMLADVSVLLTHTQQRAFAFCSTLCLVNSAVNPLLYALRCRELRVALLQLLQRIYEIGRCKKSTENLTPRLPTEEDNNCTTCSEKTPKNRNTRICSISDMVNSQHLDIRK from the exons atggatgaaTGGGAAGTTCCTGTTTCTTCAGGATCCACAGGAGTCAAAGGGAACACCTCAACACAAACAG TTAACACATCTTGTGAGAATCTGGAGTGCTACATGGTCCTCATCCAGGCGGAGAAAACAGCCATTGGCTCCATCTGTTTCCTGGCGGGTCCCATCACCCTGCTGGAGAACGTACTGGTGTTGGTAGTGATCGCGGCCACAGCCTCTCTTCGACAGCGCCCTTCATTTCTCTTCATCGGCAGCCTTGCTTTGGCCGACGTCTTCGCCAGTTGCTTCTTCACCACCAGTTTTCTAGACTTCCACCTCTTCCGCCATAGCGACGGCCCCACAGCCTACCTCTTTAAACTAGGTGGAGTCACCATGGCCTTCAGCAGCTCTGTGGGGAGTCTCCTGCTGACTGCTCTGGACCGCTACCTCTGCATCCACCAGGCCTCCAGCTATAAGGTGCTGGTGACCCGCCGGCGAGCTGTGCTGAGCCTGCTGATCCTTTGGAGCGCCACTATCTTTATATCATTCCTGCCTCTGATGGGATGGAGGTGTCCCACAGGGCTTAACCCACCCTGCTCACGCCTCTTCCCATATATCAACCAGGGTTATCTGGCCTGCTGGACCACCTTCATCCTTGTGCTCTTCGCTCTCATACTGGGTGCTTATGCTCTCATCCTGTGGACTGCTCACCGCCATGAGTCCTCCATGACCAACATCCAGGGAGCAGCAGGGTCCGGCCACGCCCGTATGAGGATGGATATCCGGCTAGCGCGCACCTTTGGTCTAATTCTCCTCATACTGGTTGGCTGTTGGCTTCCTGCGCTCTCCTTTATGCTGGCTGATGTCTCTGTGCTCCTCACCCACACCCAACAGCGGGCTTTTGCCTTCTGCAGCACCCTCTGCCTGGTCAACTCTGCAGTCAACCCTCTGTTGTATGCACTGCGCTGCAGAGAGCTCAGAGTTGCTCTGCTGCAGTTGCTACAGCGGATCTATGAGATCGGGAGGTGTAAAAAGTCCACAGAGAACTTGACTCCAAGATTACCCACTGAAGAAGACAACAACTGTACCACCTGCTCTGAGAAGACACCCAAGAACAGGAATACCCGAATCTGCTCCATCTCAGATATGGTGAACAGTCAGCACTTGGACATAAGAAAATGA